TAGCAACTCTAGCTATAAGCGTGTTTAGAAGCccattgaagatgctcttaagATAATAATGATGGTATATAACGTATGAACCACTTTAGGAGTGTCACACTGtagattttcaacataaataaataagattttttaataaataatcaTCGCATATCATAagtaatacccaaaagagttctcAACTATTTAACTTTACAAATAAGTTTCCAAGTTTAGATGATTACAATCTTGGCACCATGCCCAAATCAACTTATATACGAGTACGAACCTGTttaaaatattacaaactttttagtcaaaaggaattcaagaacaattaattacaaactcatctttgcCAAAAGAAAGTCATTACAAGATGTTTAAGTAAATAAAGCAAAATTAGCTCCCCAAAAGtcttcatgtccaagcacacaaatgcatgcaatctattgtccggcattttatcttgaaaagaaagattaggttgagctacactagctcagtagaaaaatctttatCAATCTTATATGTAAATATGATGATAAGTGCAAATGAGAGGACAATGAGACGTAGTTCAAGTAGGAGATAACAATTGACTCATTGGTGTATCGACATTCAATTCGATCATTCAAACATATGCCATTATTACAAATAGTCGCATATTTCATATGCACTCTATCATCTCAACTCGACTCGCTAACCCAAATTCCTATATTCAGTATTTTCACCCATTGCTTTACCGTATAACACTACGAGGATTACCGTGTTGTCACCCTTTGCGTCACGGTGATCCCTAACGCCTCAggttaccgtattaccacccattGCGTCACGAAACTCGtctaagtctccgtattaccaccccttgcgttacgagactccctaaACCAACTTCCGACCCAATCAAGTATCTTCTCATACAATATGCAAATTAAGGCTCCCCCATGATCACATTCATAGACGAAACATCGTACAATATGTCAACGTTATCACAAATGCGCCATGAACAATTAATAGTATGCACTTAAACGACGTTTTAACTAAGTAATTCCTTATTCGTTTCTCACTAACGGAAGACCAACAGAACAAGAATAACATCGAATAatcaaaggaagtcaattagacaTGCTTGATGTAGGTTAGTAGGTGTCCAAAAGGGCTTAGAAGTGGTTaggggtcaaaacaatcgacggAGAAGTAACATGAGCAAAACTGGACTTAAGGTCCTGGTATCGATACGCACcaatgttgtatcgatacaacattacCTGTCCTGAAAGATAACTTTGTAGTATTGGCACAACACATAAGTCATATCGATACAACAGAGTTTCGAGTAGCGATTCTGCAGAATTTCAAGGGCaaacacaacaacaaaatcCAACGATCCAAGACTTGattctacaccaaatcaacatataaacacataaaaagggtaaagaagtccctacctcgcaacaatAGCTGAGATTCAAGcgatttgaacgagccctagcctCTTTGAATCTCAAAACTTCGATTCAAGCTCGACCCAAGGATCTCCGAGCTCAAGAATGCAAATGGAAGGCCGGAAGGAGGTTGATTCTTAAAGGTTTTGTGAGATTGAATGAGAgttttgtgagagagagtgtgagccaagagagggaaagaaggacggatgagaaagagagagagagagagatgggagaaaATGATCTTCTACACACTACACACTCCCTTTTTATACCCATATATCTTGTTATCACACTCACACTCTCTAAAGTCTCAATTCTTTCACTTTAGTCCTCAATTCAAATAACCACCAAATAAGCCATTTTCTTCTAATTAGCCaattaataaatatttcaataattaagattttacgggtctctacaaggAGCTAGATAGGATTGGAAGAAAAATTTGCGTTTAACTTTGTCACCTAATTTATGTAAGAACCATGATGTTTTATGCGTTATTACATTGCGTACTTCGTCTCCGTCAACACTTTAAACCAATTCAATTCATTAGATTAATTGTGAATTATAAATGTTGATAAATTGATTGGTTCTGTCACCTAATTTTGACCTGGACCGAACCATATTTAGTCCTCCTTTAATACCTCAAGCCCAAATCCATTTATTGTGACCCAATTCAAGTAAAGGGGTTCTTTCCAACCAGTCCCCCCTGACAGAATTGTAGCCGAGTAAGTCCTTGGCGCATAATTCCAAATTTTCATAACTGACTAGTTCCTTTGGAACCCGAGCGCCTCTCTCTCCCACTCTTGGCGCGTCATTCCACTCTCCCTtctatccatctctctctctctctctctctacacgtcACCCTCACCAAAAAAGTATTGGCAATAGATTTTGAAACTTGTTTTTGTTTACATTGAAATAGGGCTCCACTAGGTCATCCCCACCACAGCCTAATTGAGACCCATGTGTAAGGCATCAAAATAACCTTTTTGTACACATAGACCTTAAAATGCATTATGAAATGAACAATATTAATTGGGAATTTACATTGTGAAACACTGTTAATTAGTAGTGATTAATATTGttaattaatagtgttaattatttttttatacacATAATTTTACATTCAATATTAGTCTTGTTAGATACATCTTGCCgagtatattaaaaatataaattttataaaagcaaatatttaaaaaaaatgttaaagacATTATtagattttaaataaaaaagggagagagagagacagagaggaaATGacgcatgagagagagagagagagagagagagagagagagagtacttagCTGAGCCAGAcaaggctccgtttcagaatgtatataagtacttattttttgtctaataataaggcAAGTTccacaaaaggaaaaataagtatttatttttaaaaaaaataatttcaaactcaaaaattatgtgcttacacaaataattttgttaaatatggatcttatttgatagatttcattgagatttttatacggtgcaaaaaaaaattgaaattttatttttcatgtacATTACTTtcgagtttgaaaatgtgaattaCCTACTTATTTGGGCTTTGTAGAataacccttcttatttttctttgagaagtttcaaaataagtacttataataTAAGAAGGTCTCTGGAACCCACCCTAATGATAGGTACTGCTTTGTTCGTTTCGcggtttagttttagttttagttttgttttcaatcattaccctatttttttcttcaatcattaccctattttttcaattattactttcccatctctctctatctctctccaatcattatccctatcttcaatcattactctatttctctctccacccactaccaaaactaaactaaactaaactctcaaccaaacacaacctttaTCTTTCCACTTTTCCATTGCAAAGACTGGGCATGCTTTAGAGGAGCAGTCAGAAGACTAAAGCGACACATGCATGAGAGAGAGCGCGCACGCTTTGTGTCAGCGTGCATTAAATGAGTGCAAGAATGGGTAGAGCACGTGGGAGGTTTTCGGGAAGGACCCGCAGGACCTATAAAGCATTACACATATAGCGCATGGGATTTCGTGGACTATGAACTCGAAATTTAGCACCGGCCCGTCATTTAATCCCATAGCATTGATGGCCCAAGAACAAACCCAATTCAACTCTTCTTATTCAAACACCGTTGGCCCAAACcacatcttttttatttttccttttttataactaaaacgcaTGTTTTATGTCTTTTTATCACTTTCCTTGGCTAATAACTCAACACATTAATCTCTCGTCTTTGCAATCATCCACATCTCTATTTCTCTATCACCACAATTGCACTACCATTCACTACCATCATTGCAAGCCTCCACCACCAAGCAACCATTGTTACCATACTTTCAGGGCTGGCCCAAGAGTTTTTAATGCCCAAGGCCAATAAAAAAAGTGTGCCCTTAAAGAGTaaatacttaacaatttttactgCAACAATCACAATATAAGAAagccaaaccaatataaagttctactaatTGTTacatacaaacacaaaatacaaagtcttCAAATAGGCAAATACATATTATCTCAAGAACGAATGAGTATCACTTGAATATTACTCGTCTTGCATTTCTAGAAGCAAAATTATCAATTAAATTTGTATAATCCACCTctttcaccaagtcattttcaattgataacATGGCTAACCCATTTAGTTTTTCTTGTGACATGGTAGATCGAAGGTAATTTTTGATCaacttcaactttgaaaagtttttttctcCCGTGGCAACAATAACCGGTATAGTCAAAAGCACTCTATACGCATTCCATGCATTTGGGAAAGAGTCTACCATAAGTTTGATAAAATTGAGCACTTCAATTAGTTTCTGCACTCCTCTTGGCAATACTTGTTTCAAGCATTTTAACTTCACAAACAAATCTCTCCCATCAATATCGGAAACTCTGCCATGCTTTAAAACTTCTTCAAGGTTGGTACAATGATTTTTCAAGCATTCATCACTCGAACTCgccttttccaaatcaaacatgaaatcaaaatttttctCATACACTTCAAATTGTTGGAACCTCTATTTGAAGGAAGAAAGAGCTTTATCCACAATTACCAAAAAGTAATTTTCATTGATTCTTTAGCAGAGTGTGTCACCTCGTCCCTAACATCTTCATCAAATTGATTCTTTCTTTGAATGATGCACTTTTCAACAAATTTAGGTTCAATCTCCAGTTCATTCGTCATTTCAGAAGCATCAACCATTGCCTCCACAAAACCAACTTTTCTGTAGTTCTCAAAATAATCAATAAGGCCTTTTATCTTCTCGATAGCTTGGTCTATGTGCATGTCTTCACTTTGAAGAAACTTGCTCACAATGTTAACAACAAACAACAACTTGTAGCAAATAGCCATGGCAAACAAGAACTCAAAATTCTTAAGTTCGATCTTTGCAAGGGATTTAGCTTCACTTTGTGCTATTGACTCTGTTGTGTCGTTCACCAAGTCTGCCAAAGCACCTCTTAGTTTTAAGGGATGGTATCTTATCGACTTGATGCTTTTAGTGCGACTTTCCCAATGTGTTTGTGACAATGGCTTAAGCGTGAGACCCTTCACATCTTTCAAATTGTCTTTTAAAATTGCCCACCGTGGGATTGAAGAGAAAAACTACACATATAAACGTTGTACCACTTCAAAGAATGTTTTTGCTTTAGAACAAGAGTTGGCCATATCACAAAAAATAAGATTGAGACTATGACAACCACATGACGTATAGAATGCTCTTGGATTTACTTCAAGTACCCTTGTTTGCACAcccttattttttcctttcatgttAGAGCCATTATCATAATCTTGTCCCCTTAACCAATATCAAGCTGAAGGCTAATACTTCTTGAAGTGCGCAAAATAGCCCCAATCCCGTTGTGTTATCCaacttcaaaaattctaaaaagaacTCACTCACACTCACCTCTATTGGACTTGTTGAAATATCCACACATCGTACGACAAACGACATTTATTCTTGATGACTTACATCCGGGGTACAATCAAGTATAACTGAATAATATTtagctttttggattattgcAACAATTTTACTCTTTACTTCTGCAGCTAACATCTGTATCAACTTGTTCTTAATTTTGTGACTGAGATAATGGTTATGAATCTCACCTTTATCAATTCGCCTCAAGTGCTCTTGCATTATTAGATCAAATTTTTCCATCATttgaataaaacataaaaaaattctattatTCTTTTGGtaaatcttctcattttctccacaaaacggtAGATTATTCTGCGCAAATGCTTCCACAAGAGCAATTTCTCTCAGTAATACCCCTCTCCAATGTTCCCTCTCTTTAATGATTCGTTCTTGAATACTTTTGTCAATTGTTTGATTCTTCTGAAATCTTCTCTCCAACTCAATCCATTTGTTCATGCAAGTGAGGTGCTCCCAATTAGTTTCATGACCTTTAAGCCTATCACCAATATTTTTCCAGTCTTGAAATTCATCATTAGCCAATCGAGTCTTGTTTCCTTCATTCTTGAATAATTTGCAACAGAAGCAAAATACTCTCTTCAAAGACTTCGAGTATACTAGCCATTTTCTATCATATTTCTCTATTGAGTAAATGGCGAATATAGTGCACAGAAGAAAAATGTTTACTCTTCTCGTTGTCATCTTTAGGAAAGGTAGCATCATCATTTCTTCTTACGGGGCCTCTTTGAACTAATAAGTCCCTTAATTTTTGATCAATGTTATCCCAATTACATGGATCATTAATGTTCACAAGAGCGCATTCAACATTAAAGTCTTCATTTTGTTTGACATCCCTCGAACTTTCATTATTGCTCTCATTGACATGTTGATAGGCTTCCTCACCCTCCAAATCCTCACATTCTTCTTCTACTTGTTCTTCATTAACCAAGTTTTCAGCGAAATCAATCACCAAATCTTCATTTTCTTCGACTGAGTTTTGTACATTTTCGTTACttgaaaagaactttttaaTGGCCCATTTTCGAGAATTTATTAATACTTCTATTTTTTGcttctttattcttttctgATGATGAGATAGTTGACGTTTATGAGGCATGATACACCTAAGTAAGAGTTAAAAAAAGAGACATTATAACATTATTATTAATGATGCATTAACCGGTAATAAGATAAttagatattttaaaatttaagcacaccaaCCAATGCCAACTAAATCAGCACAAAACTAAGCACCACCAGCCAgggctctgcatttaacaacataagtacAAATCTAAGCACCACCAGCCAGGGCTCTGTATTTAACAACATACGTACAAATCTAAGCACCACCAGCCAGGGCTCTGCATAAGAAGAAAATACTTACCGATTTGAAGCCTCGCAAGTCGCAAGCGAATGAGAGATATACTATAAGACTCCGTAGTGTGTATTATACTAGTATATACTGGTCCTGCATTTCAACtggagaataaaaaaaaccttaatATCACTATCACTACTCAACTAAACTTAATTAAAAAGAGTCTCACTTCTCAATGTTCTCATAAGCAATATTAAATTACAAACTTCAtctgatcaaacaaaaaaaaattacaaacttCAACATAGTGCGACAGTGCCCTTCGACCCTTCCCAGTTCGGCAGTTTAACACAACTGAACTTAATTAAAGAGAGACCTACTGTTGAAACTTGAAGctccaatcaaaaaataaataaatacccCGAGCTCAAAGTCTCGAACACAGTGCGGCAGTGCCCTTCCCAGTTCGTCAGCTCCCCCTTCGTTTGGTGAAACCGTGAAAGTGATATCACCAACAGACCCAAGTCTTCAATTTCAGGGCAAAACGTGAGAGAATCGATTATCCGTTCGTtcgttcttccttttttcttcgtttatttatttattttttgggaaaaatcgTGAGATGGTGTCAGAGAAGGGTTTTGAATTAAAGACCATTTAGATCTCCTATTTACAAAAAAACCACCGAGCATTTTTTAGGCTCTTACAGATCCGTGTGGGTCATAGCTGGATTTTAATTGGAATggaccttttttttccttctatagGGCCCAAAAAGACTTCTAGTCAagccaaaatggaaaaattagtGAAGTGTCCCTAAAATTTGGCCTTTTTGAAATGTTCAaggcccaggcctcttgggGTTGGACCGGCCTTGCATACTTTCACCGCTACCACTATCACACTCCCATTATTATCATCATCTCTCCGCCAACGTCACTATCGACCTTCCATCAACGCCACCTCTGCTACAACCACCATTTGCCACCACGACCATCCATCATCACTGCCGTAGgtccaccacaccaccacatTCATTCACTACCTCTCCATCACCAATCCTCCACTGCCACAACAAACACATATCAACCATCAGTAAcactaaaaaaagagagaacaatttcaaatagtatgtcaattttttttatcttcgtATCAACCACTTTCCTTAATTCAGCTCTAACTAATTTTATAAAgcaattttttagcttaaaaaaatttactaatcACTTACTAGATTTTACTCCTTACCTTTTGAGTttttatttacaattttatcaaacaacgCCTAATTTTGTCCCGGTTAATGCTAACATCATAAGAATGACCAAATAAAACCTTGACAAGTTATCAAGACTCGTCGTCGCCTGTGGGATGAGTTCCTCTCCATTCACCATCCTTCCATACCCCTACATGGTCTCAAGTTTTGTCCAGTTCTCAAGTGTACAACTATAATCCGAAGGGTTCACCTCGTAAGACAAACAATGAACTACAAGTCTACGGAAAATAAGTATTATCGGATATTGAGATATATGTGAATAAGTTACTTTCTGTTCCATAAATTGTAAGGTTcaactctaattttttttaccattcaTCTTGCAATTCTTTTTGCAACGCGTTCATGTGTCTGACATTGATATTTGATATGTTTTGCTTGTTCTACAAGATAAATAGTTTCGCTTATAATTATGGGCTCAAAATAATTagtgtgaaaatcaatctaTATTCTAGACAAATGTGTTGAAGTCTCACAAGCTTTTCAGACACCATTAtgtaattttttaggtttttcatcttaaaaaattgggaaaaagaaaggggctgtttgataaaactgaaactgaaagctgaaaaattaagtactggaaacagaatgctgaaattttaaactgaaaagctgtttgataaaatatattaagtactgaattaaaaaaatttctgaattaattttgttccaattctctcttaatttactaacaaTTACAATATACTTCTGGtaatggtggaggagtggtggagATGGTTGTGggagtggtggagtggtgatggagtgatggtagtggtggtgatggttgtgatgatggtggtggagtggtggaggtggtgaaatggtggtaggagcggtggtggtggtgtagtgatggtggtggggtggtagtggtggtggagcggtggaactggtggtggtgatgtggaggtagtggtggagtggtggagctggtggtggtggtggtcgtggaggaagtggttgtggtggtggtggagtggtggaggaagtggtggtggtggagtagtggtggtagtggaggtggtggtggtgggagtggtggaggtagtgGGAGTGGTgctggtggagtggtggaggtgttggtggaagtggttgtggtggtggtatgtggttgaatgtaagtatataaaaattcagccaaaattaagtagctcaaagttacttaattttttttaattttttggcctatattttaagtggtacttaatttgttaagtaatgtaaaatgtggttatcaaacctactgaatcacttattacttaattgattcagttttaagtgctgaatttaagttatcaaacaagcccgaGGGAATGATGTGGGACAGTGGGAAGTGGGAACGTGGAGGGGGGAGAGGAAtagaaacaagaagaaaaatttattcaacGCTGCTTGGGCATGGTAAGTAGATGCTCcaaattctttcattttcaacacattttttttgagCCGGCCATAAAAATGGGACACCGGGGGGGtgctgtccccttggggacagcagcgtgctgctgtgctCATTTATGgacccactccggtctcgctccgatgatcggaagcgttcacttcgtagagctcgttgagtagaacaactatgaaaaaaatcagtttaattggatatcattaagtgcctgatcggagcccatataactcttggtccatgggttacaatggatttgatccagtgtttcgaatccattcttttcaagataaaaaggttccgatcaggcacttaatgatatccaattaaactgattttttgaacagttgttgtactcgacgagctctacgaagtgaacgcttccgatcattGGAGCGAGACCAGAGTGGGCTCCGAATTCGGGAACAGCAGCCCCCCTGCTCCGATAAAAATGTGTAAAGTCAATACAAATGTATAGCGACAGTTATAAAAAGTGTTCGAAGTCAGTACAAATGTATAGTAAGGATTGTGTTTCGACACCCACCTACTGTGCCCAAAGGGCACCGAGTGATCACTCCAAAACACCAAGATGAGGTGGTTTGGGTCAATTTTTCACAGAAAAGTAATCCGCAAACTCCACGCACCTTTTGATCGATCCTTTTTATAATTAGTTCGATGCATAAGATaatacaattaattttttttttcgtgcatCCCCGGACTAGGGGATGGTCCTGTCTTGTTctctttacttttcaaaaaagaatttttcaaaattttttctttaaatttttcatactttcaacatttttctccttatttctctccacttattatatttactatttaaaaaaaaaattcaaaaaccaaacaaaacatagCAGGAGTATGGAGAGCAGCTCATACCCATCACCCCGTACCTTCATATTGAGAAGATTTTCAGTCTCCagcgggtatcacgtggtgcctGCTCGGCGCATTCGGATCATTCAATTCGGTTTTTGACTGCtcggatttgaagagaaaaaatgagagagaaagagaagggagaGTATTAGcgtgaaaggagagagagtgtttcaatcttagcttctttttttttttttgatccgagtTTCAATCTTAGTTGTTCAATACATTTTTGAATGATTGGAAGGTGTTGCTCGGGACTATGTCGGCCGGGTGACGTGATACtcacccggcacccaaaaatttctcagatTTCTGAAGATCACTTCCCCTGTGACACCCTCTCAGCTTCTCAGATTACTAATCGCCCCCCTCCGTGTCAGGCCCCCCTCCTGACACGGCTCCCCTTTTCCCCTTTTACCCCtacccctttctctctctctcattgcaccccctctctctctttctttttttttttgtaaaattttaaatactaataattttttaataaattatatatttttaaaatctactcaacaaaacctatcaaacgagcctaatattgatagtgtaataatgtaaaacggaaaaattatatttttgtggtagtttaaTATTAAGGGgacgttcggctaaataagccacttggcttatttttttgtatttattcaaattttttttgcatttgttagtttttagtcaattttttgagaattattgcttcgtcatgatgagaggaatctaaaaagtaaaaaattacgatccaaacctaatttttttgaataaagacaaaaataagctaataagccaattttttcgtctttatttaaaaaaaatggatttcaattgtagttttttactttttagattcctcttattatgaaaaagcaataatcttcaaaaaattgaccaaaaactaacaaatacgaaaaaaattt
The sequence above is a segment of the Rhododendron vialii isolate Sample 1 chromosome 13a, ASM3025357v1 genome. Coding sequences within it:
- the LOC131313858 gene encoding uncharacterized protein LOC131313858, whose protein sequence is MNVVVWWTYGSDDGWSWWQMVVVAEVALMEGPVYTSIIHTTESYSISLIRLRLARLQIGKYFLLMQSPGWWCLDLCIMPHKRQLSHHQKRIKKQKIEVLINSRKWAIKKFFSSNENVQNSVEENEDLVIDFAENLVNEEQVEEECEDLEGEEAYQHVNESNNESSRDVKQNEDFNVECALVNINDPCNWDNIDQKLRDLLVQRGPVRRNDDATFPKDDNEKKKYDRKWLVYSKSLKRVFCFCCKLFKNEGNKTRLANDEFQDWKNIGDRLKGHETNWEHLTCMNKWIELERRFQKNQTIDKSIQERIIKEREHWRGVLLREIALVEAFAQNNLPFCGENEKIYQKNNRIFLCFIQMMEKFDLIMQEHLRRIDKGEIHNHYLSHKIKNKLIQMLAAEVKSKIVAIIQKAKYYSVILDCTPDLDNTTGLGLFCALQEVLAFSLILFFSSIPRWAILKDNLKDVKGLTLKPLSQTHWESRTKSIKSIRYHPLKLRGALADLVNDTTESIAQSEAKSLAKIELKNFEFLFAMAICYKLLFVVNIVSKFLQSEDMHIDQAIEKIKGLIDYFENYRKVGFVEAMVDASEMTNELEIEPKFVEKCIIQRKNQFDEDVRDERFQQFEVYEKNFDFMFDLEKASSSDECLKNHCTNLEEVLKHGRVSDIDGRDLFVKLKCLKQVLPRGVQKLIEVLNFIKLMVDSFPNAWNAYRVLLTIPVIVATGEKNFSKLKLIKNYLRSTMSQEKLNGLAMLSIENDLVKEVDYTNLIDNFASRNARRNFILVWLSYIVIVAVKIVKYLLFKGTLFLLALGIKNSWASPESMVTMVAWWWRLAMMVVNGSAIVVIEK